In Triticum aestivum cultivar Chinese Spring chromosome 5B, IWGSC CS RefSeq v2.1, whole genome shotgun sequence, the following proteins share a genomic window:
- the LOC123111246 gene encoding uncharacterized protein: MASDIHNLDDTDDDYYAFAEDYSLVSQSQFHDGCFDSLNVGGGDPQFDVETFLHNLRHMFYSSKRDGGSEPNEVRGQLPPKRATSRCNHHYFTKLLKKIPPPRKDVVTDYGFNFLLDFECTFVPRGFAQWVANRVNTPTGDIVLSEGVIPMSPESFHLLFGLPLGGRKVLFDSDSTKAAFLNIIGEPSLPSIKWFGTRLLKPDISNDEFMR, translated from the exons ATGGCTAGCGATATACATAACTTGGATGACACTGATGATGATTACTATGCTTTTGCTGAAGATTATTCTCTAGTGTCACAGTCGCAATTTCATGATGGATGTTTTGATTCCCTAAAT gttggtGGTGGCGATCCTCAGTTTGACGTCGAGACTTTCCTACATAACCTTCGCCACATG TTTTATTCATCTAAAAGGGATGGCGGTTCTGAACCTAATGAAGTT CGTGGTCAACTACCTCCTAAGCGAGCCACTAGCAGATGTAATCACCATTATTTTACTAAGCTTCTCAAGAAAATACCTCCTCCAAGGAAGGATGTTGTTACAGATTATGGTTTTAACTTTCTGCTTGATTTTGAATGCACATTTGTCCCGAGAGGGTTTGCCCAGTGGGTAGCTAATCGTGTCAACACTCCCACTGGTGACATTGTCTTGAGTGAAGGTGTTATTCCTATGAGCCCAGAGTCTTTCCATCTTTTGTTCGGTCTCCCTTTAGGTGGTAGGAAAGTCCTATTTGATAGTGATAGTACCAAGGCTGCCTTTCTGAATATCATTGGTGAACCATCATTGCCTTCAATCAAGTGGTTTGGAACAAGGCTGTTAAAACCAGATATTTCTAATGATGAATTCATGAGGTGA